The following coding sequences lie in one Arachis ipaensis cultivar K30076 chromosome B05, Araip1.1, whole genome shotgun sequence genomic window:
- the LOC107643210 gene encoding protein CDI — protein sequence MSLSNGKIHPANGASDEKEKPFKIFVGYDPKEDIAYQVCRHSILKRSSIPVEIIPIKQSDLRKSGLYWRERGQFESTEFSFSRFLTPCLANYQGWAMFVDCDFLYLTDIKELRDLIQDKYAIMCVQHDYAPKETTKMDGAVQTVYPRKNWSSMVLYNCGHPKNSVLTPETVNSQTGAYLHRFQWLEDDEIGSIPFVWNFLEGHNKVVENDATTKPKAIHYTRGGPWFEAWKHCEFADLWLNEMEEYLKEAKKENTN from the coding sequence ATGAGTTTGAGTAATGGCAAGATTCACCCAGCAAATGGTGCTTCTGATGAGAAGGAGAAGCCCTTCAAGATCTTTGTAGGGTATGATCCAAAAGAAGACATTGCCTATCAGGTATGCCGCCACTCAATCTTGAAAAGGTCTTCAATCCCCGTTGAGATCATCCCAATTAAGCAATCAGATCTGAGAAAGAGTGGCTTGTATTGGCGTGAGAGAGGCCAATTTGAGAGCACAGAGTTCTCCTTTTCAAGATTCTTGACTCCTTGTTTGGCCAATTATCAAGGTTGGGCCATGTTTGTGGATTGTGATTTCCTCTACTTAACAGATATTAAGGAATTAAGGGACTTGATTCAGGATAAGTATGCCATCATGTGTGTTCAGCATGATTATGCTCCAAAAGAGACCACAAAGATGGATGGGGCAGTGCAAACTGTGTATCCAAGGAAGAATTGGTCTTCAATGGTGTTATACAATTGTGGCCATCCCAAGAACAGTGTTCTAACTCCTGAAACTGTTAATTCACAGACTGGTGCTTACCTTCACAGGTTTCAGTGGCTTGAGGATGATGAAATTGGTTCAATCCCATTTGTTTGGAACTTTCTTGAAGGGCATAACAAGGTTGTTGAGAATGATGCAACCACTAAGCCAAAGGCAATCCATTACACTCGTGGAGGGCCATGGTTTGAAGCATGGAAGCATTGTGAATTTGCTGATCTATGGCTGAATGAAATGGAAGAGTACCTCAAGGAAGCCAAGAAAGAGAATACCAATTAG